A genomic region of Sideroxydans sp. CL21 contains the following coding sequences:
- a CDS encoding helix-turn-helix domain-containing protein — protein sequence MMDTSGTPVNAKKEPADQQQPVLDVGMTLREARERLGMSVHDVADRIKFAPKQVEALEANDFAHLPEPAFVRGFVRSYARVLHLDEVALIAALPADPSGQVAAKAQAVNAVFPNMQSLRRINVLWLAGALVVALVLGLFVLLHAGEPTAKPTRVVVEPVTLPKAEVEVAVSAVAETEVQAKNPEVAQVIEPDKTAEKPKSEQPVVNPAPQIEAASAPVATVKQPKSSKPKPAAVQPLAQIEAASAPVAADKQPIPLEVLKRRPLHLVFIESAWAEVIDAHGVVLLSRNNPRGTEKWVGGPRHEPYDISIAHPANVKLFFRGKEIDLSAYAGMDVAHLKVE from the coding sequence ATGATGGATACTTCCGGCACCCCCGTTAACGCAAAAAAGGAACCTGCGGATCAGCAACAGCCGGTGCTTGATGTCGGCATGACGTTGCGCGAGGCGCGTGAGCGCTTGGGCATGAGCGTGCATGACGTTGCGGATCGGATCAAGTTTGCCCCGAAGCAGGTTGAAGCATTGGAAGCGAATGATTTTGCGCATTTGCCGGAACCCGCCTTTGTGCGCGGTTTTGTGCGCAGCTACGCTCGTGTGTTGCACCTGGATGAAGTGGCGCTGATCGCAGCTTTGCCTGCCGATCCTTCCGGACAGGTTGCTGCAAAGGCGCAGGCAGTGAATGCGGTGTTTCCGAACATGCAATCATTGCGGCGCATCAATGTGCTGTGGTTGGCCGGCGCACTGGTTGTCGCGCTGGTGCTGGGATTGTTCGTGCTGCTCCATGCAGGCGAGCCGACAGCAAAGCCGACCAGGGTCGTCGTCGAACCCGTGACCTTGCCGAAGGCTGAAGTTGAAGTTGCCGTTTCGGCTGTGGCGGAGACCGAGGTGCAGGCGAAAAATCCTGAAGTCGCACAAGTGATCGAGCCGGATAAAACAGCCGAAAAACCCAAATCTGAACAGCCTGTGGTGAATCCGGCACCGCAGATTGAAGCTGCATCCGCGCCGGTGGCGACGGTCAAACAGCCCAAATCATCCAAGCCCAAGCCTGCTGCCGTGCAGCCGCTTGCCCAGATAGAAGCTGCTTCTGCACCTGTGGCGGCGGACAAGCAGCCCATCCCGCTGGAAGTGCTCAAGCGTCGGCCTCTGCACCTGGTATTCATTGAAAGTGCGTGGGCCGAGGTAATAGATGCTCATGGGGTAGTTCTTCTGTCGCGGAACAATCCGAGAGGCACCGAGAAATGGGTCGGAGGGCCACGGCACGAGCCGTACGACATATCGATCGCGCATCCGGCCAACGTTAAATTGTTTTTCAGGGGCAAAGAGATCGATCTCTCGGCGTATGCCGGGATGGATGTTGCGCACCTGAAGGTGGAATAA
- the pilW gene encoding type IV pilus biogenesis/stability protein PilW, whose protein sequence is MKLFKLFLLVSLLSACASQGGGSEGTPQGDTTRAQKIARIHTELAGMYYDRAQYGVALQEVAVALKADAGFPQAYNVRALVRVALHENDKADEDFQHSLRLDSANSETHNNYGWFLCQNGNMKESFKQFQDALNNPLYSTPEVAYANLGLCSRKAGLTKEAESNLQRALVLRPDMPNALYGLADLNYSKGDFAAAKSYFNRFMQVNAEPNAEQLWLAVRIERKMHDRNSEASYALQLRKNYPDSPEAQQLSQGQ, encoded by the coding sequence ATGAAGCTATTCAAACTGTTTCTCCTTGTATCGTTGTTGTCGGCCTGCGCATCGCAAGGGGGCGGTTCCGAAGGTACGCCGCAGGGCGATACGACACGTGCGCAGAAAATCGCCAGGATACACACCGAGCTGGCGGGCATGTATTACGACCGGGCCCAATATGGCGTGGCCTTGCAGGAGGTGGCGGTGGCGCTGAAGGCGGATGCGGGTTTTCCGCAAGCCTATAATGTGCGGGCATTGGTACGGGTGGCGTTGCATGAAAATGACAAGGCGGACGAAGATTTCCAGCACAGCCTGAGACTGGATAGCGCGAATTCCGAGACGCACAATAACTATGGATGGTTCCTTTGCCAAAACGGGAATATGAAGGAATCCTTCAAGCAATTCCAGGATGCTTTGAACAATCCGCTGTATTCCACGCCGGAAGTGGCTTACGCCAACCTGGGCTTATGCTCAAGGAAGGCGGGGCTGACGAAGGAGGCGGAAAGCAATCTGCAGCGAGCGCTGGTTCTGCGCCCCGATATGCCGAATGCGTTATATGGTTTGGCGGACTTGAATTATTCCAAAGGAGACTTTGCTGCCGCAAAGTCCTATTTCAATCGCTTCATGCAGGTAAATGCCGAACCGAATGCCGAACAACTGTGGCTGGCAGTACGTATCGAGCGCAAGATGCATGATCGCAATTCCGAAGCCAGCTATGCCCTGCAATTGCGCAAGAACTATCCCGATTCCCCCGAAGCCCAACAGTTATCGCAAGGGCAATGA
- a CDS encoding acetyl-CoA carboxylase carboxyltransferase subunit alpha, whose translation MKVTFLDFEQSVSELENKIEQLRYVQDDSALDISDEIGRLQKKSQSLTKDIYAKLTPWQISQVSRHPQRPYTLDYIQHLFTDFEELHGDRNYADDPAIVGGLARFNGQSVMVIGHQKGRDTKERQYRNFGMPRPEGYRKAMRLMRLAEKFGIPIMTFIDTPGAYPGVGAEERGQSEAIGKNLYVMAELKVPIICTIIGEGGSGGALAIAVGDAMLMLQYATYSVISPEGCASILWKSADKAPDAAETLGITATRLKTLGLVDKIISEPLGGAHRDYPAMMQSLKKALQDTLKQVQSQTTDEMLQTRFSRLMSYGKFKEIELS comes from the coding sequence ATGAAAGTTACCTTTCTGGATTTCGAACAGTCGGTCTCCGAACTGGAAAACAAGATCGAGCAGTTGCGATATGTGCAGGACGACTCCGCGCTCGATATCTCCGACGAGATCGGCAGGCTGCAAAAGAAAAGCCAATCGCTGACCAAGGATATCTATGCCAAGCTCACACCGTGGCAGATATCGCAGGTTTCGCGCCACCCGCAGCGCCCCTACACGCTGGATTACATCCAGCATCTGTTCACCGACTTCGAAGAATTGCACGGCGATCGCAACTACGCGGACGATCCGGCCATCGTCGGCGGTCTGGCCCGTTTCAACGGCCAGAGCGTGATGGTGATCGGCCATCAGAAAGGCCGCGATACCAAGGAACGCCAATACCGCAATTTCGGCATGCCGCGTCCCGAAGGCTATCGCAAGGCGATGCGCCTGATGCGTCTGGCCGAAAAGTTCGGCATCCCGATCATGACCTTCATCGACACCCCGGGCGCCTATCCCGGTGTGGGTGCGGAAGAGCGCGGGCAGTCCGAAGCCATCGGCAAGAATCTGTATGTGATGGCGGAGCTCAAAGTGCCCATTATTTGCACCATCATCGGCGAGGGCGGCTCAGGCGGCGCGCTGGCTATCGCGGTAGGAGATGCGATGCTGATGCTGCAATATGCGACTTACTCCGTCATTTCACCGGAAGGCTGCGCTTCCATCCTGTGGAAGAGCGCGGACAAAGCCCCGGATGCCGCGGAGACGCTGGGTATCACGGCGACACGTCTGAAGACGCTGGGTCTGGTCGACAAGATTATCAGCGAACCTTTGGGCGGCGCGCACCGCGACTATCCGGCAATGATGCAGTCGCTGAAGAAGGCTTTGCAGGACACGCTCAAGCAAGTGCAATCTCAAACCACGGATGAGATGCTGCAAACGCGCTTCAGCCGCTTGATGAGCTATGGCAAGTTCAAGGAAATCGAGCTTAGCTGA
- a CDS encoding TRAP transporter small permease yields the protein MKFLDHLEEWLISFLMAGATLIIFVSVVHRYAAGLSIPIVQDWLLGINFSWAQELTIIMFVWMAKFGAAYGVRTGIHVGVDVLINRLDEKMRAKFIVFGLLAGMLFTGIVATLGAYFVWENGAHHAYLGLIGSPFGDVPEGPTTPDLEWPTWMVYSAIPLGTGLMCFRFLQVLVVFLKTGDLPHHDHGHVDGLEDDETPVDINVYAMGDNLHPADLEHPVDGIGRHRDNKDDKPE from the coding sequence GTGAAATTTCTTGATCATCTTGAGGAATGGTTGATTTCCTTTCTCATGGCCGGAGCGACATTGATCATTTTCGTCTCCGTCGTCCATCGTTACGCAGCCGGCCTTAGCATTCCCATCGTTCAGGATTGGCTTCTGGGCATCAACTTCTCCTGGGCGCAGGAACTCACCATCATCATGTTCGTCTGGATGGCCAAGTTCGGGGCCGCTTACGGCGTGCGTACCGGCATCCACGTCGGTGTAGACGTGCTGATCAACCGGCTGGACGAAAAGATGCGCGCCAAGTTCATCGTTTTCGGCCTGCTGGCCGGAATGCTGTTCACCGGCATCGTGGCTACGCTGGGTGCCTACTTTGTCTGGGAGAACGGCGCCCACCACGCGTATCTTGGCCTGATCGGCAGCCCGTTTGGCGATGTGCCGGAGGGGCCTACGACGCCGGACCTGGAGTGGCCGACCTGGATGGTTTATTCGGCGATTCCGCTCGGCACCGGTCTGATGTGTTTCCGTTTTCTGCAAGTGTTGGTCGTTTTTCTCAAGACCGGCGACTTGCCGCATCATGATCACGGACACGTTGACGGCCTTGAAGATGATGAAACGCCGGTCGATATCAATGTGTATGCGATGGGTGACAATCTTCATCCGGCTGATCTTGAACATCCTGTAGACGGCATTGGGCGTCATCGTGACAACAAGGATGACAAACCGGAATGA
- the ispG gene encoding flavodoxin-dependent (E)-4-hydroxy-3-methylbut-2-enyl-diphosphate synthase: MSHPPISRRSTQRVLVGDIAIGGDTNIVVQSMTNTDTVDAEGTARQVFELAQAGSELVRITVNTSEAAVQVPRIRKMLDDMGCDVPLIGDFHYNGHRLLTEFPECAQALAKYRINPGNVGKNRKGEDQFAMMIGVARQYDKPVRIGVNWGSLDQDLVVRMMDENARLAQPKEVAEVTREALIVSALDSARRAEELGLAHDRIVLSCKVSGVQDLIAVYRELANRCDYPLHLGLTEAGMGSKGIVGSTAALAVLLQQGIGDTIRISLTPEPGGARTQEVVVAQEILQTMGLRSFTPMVTACPGCGRTTSTVFQELAQSIQNYLRQQMPVWREQYSGVEEMTVAVMGCIVNGPGESKMANIGISLPGTGENPSAPVYVDGEKVTTLRGDRIAQEFQQIVDDYIVRNYARRAPGEKAGRRIEIKAV; the protein is encoded by the coding sequence ATGAGTCATCCTCCTATCTCGCGTCGTTCGACGCAGCGCGTGCTTGTTGGCGATATTGCTATCGGCGGCGATACAAATATCGTTGTGCAATCCATGACCAACACCGACACTGTCGATGCGGAAGGCACGGCACGCCAGGTATTTGAGCTGGCGCAGGCCGGTTCCGAACTGGTTCGTATCACGGTGAATACTTCAGAAGCTGCCGTTCAGGTTCCGCGTATCCGCAAGATGCTGGATGACATGGGGTGCGACGTGCCGCTGATCGGCGATTTTCACTACAACGGACACCGCCTGCTGACCGAGTTCCCAGAATGCGCGCAGGCGCTGGCGAAATACCGCATCAATCCCGGCAACGTGGGCAAGAACCGGAAAGGCGAGGATCAGTTCGCCATGATGATCGGGGTGGCCAGGCAATACGACAAACCGGTTCGCATCGGTGTGAATTGGGGCAGCCTGGATCAGGACCTGGTGGTGCGCATGATGGACGAGAACGCCAGGCTGGCGCAGCCCAAAGAAGTTGCAGAGGTCACACGCGAGGCGCTGATCGTTTCCGCGCTGGACTCTGCCCGGCGCGCCGAGGAACTGGGTCTGGCACATGACCGCATCGTGCTGTCCTGCAAAGTCAGCGGCGTGCAGGATCTGATCGCCGTATACCGGGAACTGGCGAATCGTTGCGACTACCCCTTGCATCTGGGCTTGACCGAAGCCGGCATGGGTTCGAAAGGCATCGTGGGTTCCACCGCGGCGCTGGCGGTGCTGTTGCAGCAGGGTATAGGCGACACGATACGCATTTCGCTGACGCCCGAGCCGGGCGGCGCACGCACGCAGGAAGTGGTGGTGGCGCAGGAGATCTTGCAGACCATGGGATTGCGTTCGTTCACGCCGATGGTCACCGCATGTCCCGGATGCGGACGCACGACGAGCACCGTATTCCAGGAGCTGGCCCAGAGCATCCAGAATTATCTGCGCCAGCAGATGCCGGTATGGCGCGAACAATACAGCGGCGTGGAAGAGATGACAGTCGCGGTGATGGGATGCATCGTCAACGGACCCGGCGAAAGCAAGATGGCCAACATCGGCATCAGCCTGCCAGGTACGGGTGAAAATCCGTCCGCACCGGTATATGTGGACGGTGAAAAAGTCACGACCTTGCGCGGCGACCGCATCGCGCAGGAATTCCAGCAGATCGTGGACGACTATATTGTGCGCAACTATGCCAGACGCGCGCCGGGCGAGAAGGCCGGCAGGCGCATCGAGATCAAAGCGGTTTGA
- a CDS encoding TRAP transporter large permease subunit has product MNASIIFILLLGLMLTGMPISISLGLTVLSFLFMFTQVPIESVALKLFTGIENFEIMAIPFFILAGNFLTHGGVAKRMIRFASSMVGHLYGGLGLSGVLACALFAAISGSSPATVVAIGSILLPAMVKAGFPKKFGAGIITTSGALGILIPPSIVMVMYAVATNTSVGALFMAGVVPGIVLACILGGVTYYRARKFNYPRLQKASWAERLKAFRESVWGLLLIVIVMGGIYMGLFTPTEAAAMSAVYAFFVAVFVYKDLSIKDVPRVLLNSANMSAMLLYIITNAMLFSFILTNENIPQALANWMLGNGLGMITFLLACNVILLLAGNFMEPSSIVLIFAPILFPVAMKLGIDPVHFGIIMVVNMEVGMCHPPVGLNLYVASGIAKMGITELTVAVWPWLLSMLGFLLLVTYWPALSLWFPRLVGAM; this is encoded by the coding sequence ATGAACGCCTCGATCATTTTCATACTGCTGTTGGGGCTCATGCTGACCGGGATGCCGATCTCGATTTCGCTTGGTCTAACCGTACTCAGTTTTCTGTTCATGTTCACGCAGGTTCCGATCGAGTCGGTTGCGCTTAAACTGTTCACGGGTATTGAGAATTTCGAGATCATGGCGATCCCGTTCTTCATTCTTGCCGGCAATTTTCTCACCCACGGCGGCGTGGCGAAACGCATGATCCGCTTCGCCTCGTCCATGGTGGGCCACCTGTACGGCGGTCTCGGCTTGTCCGGAGTGCTGGCGTGTGCCTTGTTCGCGGCGATCTCGGGTTCTTCGCCGGCAACGGTGGTGGCGATCGGCTCGATCCTGTTGCCGGCGATGGTCAAGGCCGGTTTTCCCAAAAAATTCGGGGCCGGCATCATCACCACTTCGGGGGCGCTCGGTATCCTGATTCCGCCTTCGATCGTGATGGTCATGTACGCGGTGGCGACCAACACCTCGGTCGGAGCCCTGTTCATGGCGGGCGTCGTGCCAGGTATCGTTCTGGCCTGTATCCTGGGCGGTGTAACTTATTATCGGGCGAGGAAATTCAACTATCCGCGCTTGCAGAAGGCAAGTTGGGCCGAGCGACTGAAGGCATTCCGCGAATCGGTATGGGGTTTGCTGTTGATCGTGATCGTCATGGGCGGCATCTACATGGGCTTGTTCACGCCGACTGAAGCGGCGGCGATGAGCGCGGTCTATGCCTTTTTTGTGGCGGTCTTTGTTTACAAAGATTTGAGTATCAAGGACGTGCCCCGGGTGCTGCTCAATTCGGCCAATATGTCCGCGATGCTGCTCTATATCATCACCAACGCCATGCTCTTCTCGTTCATCCTGACCAACGAAAACATCCCGCAGGCTTTGGCGAACTGGATGCTGGGCAACGGCCTGGGCATGATCACTTTCCTGCTTGCATGTAATGTCATCCTGCTTCTCGCCGGAAATTTCATGGAGCCGTCATCCATCGTATTGATCTTTGCACCGATCCTGTTCCCGGTGGCGATGAAGCTGGGGATCGATCCGGTGCACTTCGGCATCATCATGGTGGTGAACATGGAAGTCGGGATGTGCCATCCGCCGGTCGGCCTTAATCTCTATGTCGCGTCTGGCATTGCAAAAATGGGGATTACCGAGCTGACCGTCGCGGTCTGGCCGTGGCTGCTCTCCATGCTGGGCTTCCTGTTGCTGGTTACCTATTGGCCGGCATTGTCGCTGTGGTTCCCGAGATTGGTCGGTGCAATGTAA
- a CDS encoding TRAP transporter substrate-binding protein, with protein sequence MKIISALCSVLLLSLSLAASADPIIIKFSHVVANNTPKGKASDFFAKRAAELTKGKVKVEVYPNSSLYKDKEEMEALQIGAVQMLAPSLAKFGPLGVKEFEAFDIPFIFDNYAELHKITQGPIGASLLAKLEPKGIKGLAFWDNGFKSFSANTPIRTPADLKGKKMRIQSSKVLEEEMRSVGAIPQVIAFSEVYQALSTGVVDGTENPISNFYTQKMNEVQKYLTLTNHGYLGYAVIVNKKFWDGLPPDIRGELEQAMKEATDYANKIAQEENDTALEEVKKSGKTTVYTPTKEERMAFKKAMAPVHIKMADRVGSDLLQSIYKETGTDPSKL encoded by the coding sequence ATGAAAATCATAAGCGCATTGTGCAGTGTATTGTTGTTGAGTCTGTCTCTGGCTGCATCTGCCGATCCCATCATCATCAAATTCAGTCACGTCGTTGCAAACAATACGCCCAAGGGCAAAGCGTCGGATTTTTTCGCCAAACGGGCAGCAGAGTTAACCAAGGGGAAAGTCAAGGTTGAGGTCTACCCCAACAGTTCCCTGTACAAGGACAAGGAAGAGATGGAAGCGCTGCAAATCGGCGCGGTACAGATGCTGGCACCGTCCCTGGCGAAGTTCGGCCCGCTCGGCGTCAAGGAATTCGAGGCCTTCGATATTCCTTTCATCTTCGACAACTACGCAGAGCTGCACAAGATCACACAGGGGCCGATCGGAGCCAGCCTGCTGGCCAAGCTGGAACCCAAGGGCATCAAGGGGCTGGCCTTCTGGGATAACGGCTTCAAGTCTTTTTCGGCGAATACGCCCATAAGGACGCCTGCCGACCTCAAGGGCAAGAAGATGCGCATCCAGTCTTCCAAGGTGCTCGAAGAAGAGATGCGATCGGTAGGTGCAATTCCCCAGGTGATCGCTTTCTCCGAGGTCTATCAGGCATTGTCGACCGGTGTGGTGGACGGTACCGAAAATCCGATCTCCAATTTCTACACGCAGAAGATGAACGAAGTTCAGAAATATCTGACGTTGACCAATCACGGTTACCTGGGCTATGCGGTGATCGTCAACAAGAAGTTCTGGGACGGTTTGCCGCCTGACATACGCGGCGAACTTGAACAGGCGATGAAGGAAGCGACCGATTACGCCAACAAGATCGCTCAGGAAGAAAACGATACCGCGCTGGAAGAGGTCAAGAAGAGCGGCAAGACAACAGTCTATACGCCGACCAAGGAAGAAAGAATGGCGTTCAAGAAGGCAATGGCACCCGTTCACATCAAGATGGCAGATCGCGTCGGCAGCGACTTGCTGCAGTCTATCTACAAAGAGACCGGCACTGATCCGAGCAAGCTGTAA
- the rlmN gene encoding 23S rRNA (adenine(2503)-C(2))-methyltransferase RlmN, producing the protein MKQNLLDFEPAAMTAWFAEHGEKPFRAKQVLRWIYKSGESDFDAMSDLAISLREKLKQIACIQTPKVMKEEIASDGTCKWLLDVGTGNAVETVYIPEEDRGTLCVSTQAGCALDCSFCSTGKQGFNRNLSTAEIIGQVWWANHELGKNADGNWPITNVVMMGMGEPLLNFDNTVSALRLMLDDNAYGLSRRRVTVSTSGVVPAMDRLRDACPVALAVSLHAPNDALRNVLVPINQKYPLSELMAACLRYLEKAPRDFVTFEYVMLAGVNDSVQHARELIELVRAVPCKFNLIPFNPFPQAPYQRSDMQTVLRFRDVLMQANIVTTIRKVRGDDIAAACGQLAGQVQDKTKRTHRLIEVSQ; encoded by the coding sequence ATGAAGCAAAACCTCCTCGATTTTGAACCGGCAGCAATGACCGCATGGTTTGCGGAACACGGCGAAAAGCCGTTCCGCGCCAAGCAAGTGTTACGCTGGATATACAAAAGCGGGGAGTCCGATTTCGATGCGATGAGCGATCTGGCGATCTCTCTTCGCGAAAAACTCAAGCAGATCGCCTGCATACAAACTCCCAAAGTGATGAAGGAAGAAATCGCTTCCGACGGGACATGCAAATGGTTGCTGGATGTGGGCACGGGCAATGCAGTTGAGACCGTGTATATCCCTGAAGAGGATCGCGGAACATTATGCGTCTCGACGCAAGCCGGATGCGCCCTTGATTGCTCCTTCTGTTCTACAGGCAAGCAGGGCTTCAACCGCAACCTGTCGACCGCCGAGATCATCGGCCAAGTGTGGTGGGCAAACCATGAACTTGGCAAAAATGCCGACGGCAATTGGCCCATCACTAACGTGGTCATGATGGGCATGGGCGAGCCATTGTTGAATTTCGACAATACCGTCAGCGCCTTGCGCCTGATGCTGGACGACAATGCCTACGGCTTGTCGCGTCGCCGCGTGACGGTTTCCACTTCCGGCGTGGTGCCCGCGATGGACAGGCTGCGTGACGCATGCCCGGTGGCGCTGGCGGTTTCCCTGCATGCGCCGAACGATGCGTTGCGCAATGTGCTGGTGCCGATCAACCAGAAATACCCGCTGAGCGAATTGATGGCGGCTTGCCTGCGCTATCTGGAAAAGGCTCCGCGCGATTTTGTGACGTTCGAATACGTGATGCTGGCGGGGGTGAACGATAGCGTGCAACATGCGCGCGAGCTGATCGAGCTGGTGCGCGCGGTGCCGTGCAAATTCAACCTGATCCCGTTCAATCCTTTCCCGCAGGCGCCATATCAGCGTTCCGACATGCAGACAGTGTTGCGTTTTCGCGATGTGTTGATGCAGGCAAATATCGTTACCACCATACGCAAGGTGCGCGGCGACGATATCGCGGCAGCTTGCGGACAGTTGGCAGGGCAGGTGCAGGACAAGACAAAACGAACACATCGATTGATTGAGGTGAGCCAATGA
- the tilS gene encoding tRNA lysidine(34) synthetase TilS has product MASSRKSSLADTVAARLAPLLPRHSQILIGLSGGMDSVVLLHMLHTLAPRFDWQLSALHVHHGISPNADAWADFCSGLCMRLNIPLHIERVDISRLQADHGIEAAARKLRHAAFARQKSDFVALAHHADDQAETLLLQLLRGAGIRGVAAMPVLSKVEGPVLSKVEGPVLSKVEGSLLKPTPAPATLRPLLDIPRSALTEYARQHGLHWVEDESNADDYYPRNFLRHRLLPLLERRFPAYRDTLARSAQHFAEAGELLDELALQDMQGSGDAVALDVARLRALPHARAKNLLRYFLHRQYASMPHAAQLDDMLHQLCDAREDAAICVEFGRWQLRRYQGKVYVTDVRDPFDPNLVMTWNGEAELRWSALNRVIGFSHVQGKGISYAKLQHGPVTLRLRSGSESLRPSAAAATRSLKNLLQEHHVPPWQRERLPLLYCGDELVCVVGVAIHADYQAEPGEAGVLVSLD; this is encoded by the coding sequence ATGGCAAGTTCAAGGAAATCGAGCTTAGCTGACACCGTCGCGGCGCGCCTGGCGCCGCTTCTTCCCAGACACAGTCAAATCCTCATTGGCTTGAGCGGCGGCATGGATTCCGTCGTGCTGCTGCATATGCTGCACACCCTTGCGCCGCGCTTCGATTGGCAGCTTTCCGCCTTGCATGTCCATCACGGCATCAGTCCGAACGCCGATGCGTGGGCGGATTTCTGCTCCGGGCTTTGCATGCGGCTCAATATTCCTTTGCACATCGAACGCGTCGATATCTCCCGGTTGCAAGCCGATCACGGTATCGAAGCCGCTGCGCGCAAGCTGCGTCATGCTGCGTTCGCCAGGCAAAAAAGCGACTTCGTTGCGCTGGCGCATCATGCCGACGACCAGGCGGAAACGTTGTTATTGCAACTGTTGCGCGGCGCGGGTATCAGGGGTGTAGCGGCAATGCCTGTCCTGAGCAAAGTCGAAGGGCCTGTCCTGAGCAAAGTCGAAGGGCCTGTCCTGAGCAAGGTCGAAGGGTCCCTGCTCAAGCCGACTCCTGCCCCTGCAACCTTGCGTCCTTTGCTGGATATCCCGCGCAGCGCGTTGACCGAATACGCAAGGCAACACGGGCTGCACTGGGTTGAAGACGAGAGCAATGCCGACGACTACTACCCGCGCAATTTCCTGAGGCATCGTCTGCTGCCTCTGCTGGAACGGCGATTCCCTGCCTACCGCGACACGTTGGCGCGTAGCGCACAACACTTCGCGGAAGCGGGAGAATTGCTGGATGAGTTGGCACTGCAGGACATGCAAGGCTCGGGGGATGCCGTGGCTCTTGATGTCGCCCGTTTGCGGGCACTTCCGCATGCCCGTGCCAAAAATCTGTTGCGCTATTTTTTGCATAGGCAGTACGCATCCATGCCGCATGCCGCCCAACTCGATGACATGCTGCACCAGTTATGCGATGCGCGTGAAGATGCGGCGATATGTGTCGAGTTCGGACGCTGGCAGCTGCGTCGTTACCAAGGCAAGGTCTATGTAACAGACGTCCGGGATCCGTTCGACCCAAATCTGGTGATGACGTGGAACGGAGAGGCAGAATTGCGATGGTCTGCGCTTAACCGTGTCATTGGCTTCAGTCATGTTCAAGGGAAGGGCATCAGCTATGCAAAGTTGCAGCATGGACCGGTGACACTGCGCTTGCGCAGCGGAAGTGAATCGTTGCGTCCTTCTGCCGCCGCCGCAACGCGCAGTTTGAAAAATCTGCTACAGGAGCATCATGTCCCACCCTGGCAGCGCGAACGCTTGCCCCTGCTGTATTGCGGGGATGAATTGGTGTGCGTGGTGGGGGTCGCCATCCATGCCGATTATCAAGCCGAACCGGGCGAGGCAGGTGTGTTGGTGTCTTTGGACTAA
- the ndk gene encoding nucleoside-diphosphate kinase has product MAVERTLSIIKPDAVAKNVIGQIYSRFEGAGLKIVAARMTQLSRAEAEGFYAVHRARPFFNDLVNFMISGPVMIQVLQGEGAILKNRDLMGATDPKKADKGTIRADFADSIDANAVHGSDAAETAAVEIAYFFPALNVYSR; this is encoded by the coding sequence ATGGCCGTCGAACGTACCCTTTCAATCATCAAACCCGATGCCGTGGCGAAGAACGTCATCGGCCAGATTTATTCCCGTTTTGAGGGCGCAGGCCTGAAGATCGTGGCAGCACGCATGACACAACTGTCGCGCGCCGAAGCGGAAGGTTTCTATGCGGTGCATCGCGCTCGCCCTTTCTTCAACGACCTGGTGAACTTCATGATCTCCGGCCCGGTGATGATCCAGGTGCTGCAAGGCGAAGGCGCCATCCTGAAAAATCGTGACCTGATGGGCGCGACCGATCCGAAGAAAGCCGACAAGGGCACCATTCGTGCGGACTTTGCCGACAGCATCGACGCCAATGCGGTACACGGCTCCGACGCGGCTGAAACTGCAGCAGTCGAGATTGCCTATTTCTTCCCGGCGCTGAACGTTTATTCGCGCTAA